Proteins from a genomic interval of Pseudoalteromonas sp. MEBiC 03607:
- the ilvD gene encoding dihydroxy-acid dehydratase, protein MAKLRSATTTEGRKRAGARALWRATGMTDKDFGKPIIAVVNSYTQFVPGHVHLNQLSELMAETITEAGGVPKEFNTIAIDDGIAMGHGGMLYSLPSRDLIADSVEYMVNAHCADAMICISNCDKITPGMMLAALRLNIPVIFVSGGPMEAGKTRLADIDIKLDLVDAMVKGADTSVSDEDSEKVERSACPTCGSCSGMFTANSMNCLLEAIGLALPGNGTTLATHKDRKQLYVEAGARIVDLCREYYQKDNAAVLPRAIANRTAFMNAMVVDIAMGGSSNTVLHLLAAAQEAGVDFDMSHIDELSRKTPFLCKVAPATNKYHIEDVHRAGGMMAIIRELGKAGLVDLSVDHVAGHTMAEMVAKWDATDPSNEVAQKFYKAGPAGIRTTKAMSQECRWPELDNDRENGCIRSVENAFRQDGGLAVLSGNLALDGCIVKSAGVVEEMLHFEGPAVVYESQDDSVEGILNGEVKAGDVVVIRYEGPKGGPGMQEMLYPTSYLKSVGLGEKCALITDGRFSGGTSGLSIGHVSPEAASGGAIAYVENGDKIIIDIATREITLALSDEELEARKQKQLARGKDAYKPLNRERYVSPALKAYALLATSADKGAVRDLAKLEELS, encoded by the coding sequence ATGGCTAAATTAAGAAGTGCAACAACAACAGAAGGTCGCAAACGTGCAGGTGCGCGCGCACTATGGCGTGCAACGGGGATGACAGATAAAGACTTTGGTAAGCCGATTATCGCAGTTGTTAACTCATACACTCAGTTCGTTCCTGGTCACGTTCACCTTAATCAGTTAAGTGAACTAATGGCCGAAACCATCACCGAAGCAGGTGGTGTACCAAAAGAGTTTAATACCATTGCAATCGATGATGGCATCGCAATGGGTCACGGCGGTATGCTTTATTCACTGCCATCGCGTGATTTAATTGCTGACTCAGTTGAATACATGGTTAATGCACACTGTGCCGATGCTATGATCTGTATTTCTAACTGCGACAAAATCACCCCAGGAATGATGCTGGCAGCGCTTCGTTTAAATATTCCGGTTATTTTCGTATCAGGTGGGCCAATGGAAGCGGGTAAAACACGCCTTGCTGATATCGATATCAAGCTCGACTTGGTTGATGCCATGGTTAAAGGGGCTGATACCTCTGTGAGCGATGAAGATTCAGAAAAAGTAGAGCGCTCAGCGTGCCCTACTTGTGGCTCGTGTTCAGGTATGTTTACTGCCAACTCAATGAACTGTTTATTAGAAGCGATTGGTCTGGCACTACCGGGTAACGGAACCACACTTGCAACGCACAAAGACCGTAAGCAGCTGTATGTTGAAGCGGGCGCACGCATTGTTGATTTATGCCGTGAATATTATCAAAAAGATAATGCAGCGGTATTACCACGTGCTATTGCAAATCGCACCGCTTTTATGAATGCGATGGTGGTTGATATTGCCATGGGTGGTTCATCAAATACGGTGCTTCACTTATTAGCTGCGGCGCAAGAAGCAGGTGTAGACTTTGATATGTCGCACATCGATGAGCTGTCTCGCAAAACACCATTCCTATGTAAAGTGGCACCCGCGACAAACAAATACCACATTGAAGATGTTCACCGTGCTGGTGGCATGATGGCCATCATCCGAGAGCTAGGCAAAGCTGGATTAGTTGATTTATCAGTTGATCACGTAGCAGGTCATACTATGGCTGAGATGGTTGCTAAATGGGACGCGACCGATCCAAGTAACGAAGTGGCGCAAAAATTCTATAAAGCGGGCCCTGCTGGTATTCGAACTACAAAAGCAATGAGCCAAGAATGCCGCTGGCCAGAACTTGATAATGACCGAGAAAACGGTTGTATCCGCAGTGTTGAAAATGCCTTTCGTCAAGATGGTGGCTTAGCTGTGTTATCGGGCAACCTTGCCCTTGATGGCTGTATTGTTAAAAGTGCCGGTGTTGTTGAAGAGATGCTACATTTTGAAGGCCCTGCCGTTGTTTATGAATCACAAGATGATTCGGTAGAAGGAATTTTAAATGGCGAAGTAAAAGCGGGTGATGTGGTTGTTATTCGCTACGAGGGGCCAAAAGGTGGTCCGGGCATGCAAGAAATGCTGTACCCAACAAGTTACTTAAAATCGGTTGGTTTAGGCGAAAAATGTGCGCTTATCACAGATGGTCGTTTCTCAGGTGGAACGTCGGGTTTATCAATTGGTCACGTTTCACCAGAAGCAGCAAGCGGCGGTGCAATAGCCTATGTTGAAAATGGCGATAAAATAATCATTGATATCGCAACCCGTGAAATCACTTTGGCGTTGTCTGATGAAGAGCTTGAAGCGCGTAAGCAAAAACAATTAGCGCGTGGTAAAGATGCATATAAACCATTAAATCGTGAACGCTATGTATCGCCTGCACTTAAAGCCTATGCGTTACTTGCAACCAGCGCAGATAAAGGAGCTGTGCGCGATTTAGCTAAACTTGAGGAGCTAAGTTAA
- the ilvM gene encoding acetolactate synthase 2 small subunit has translation MKHTLTITLKNQSVAVERFLRVVRHRGFDLTTMNLEMADGTFHVTMTVDSDKPIYLLTSQLNKLVDVRQVSIENQFHQQAM, from the coding sequence ATGAAACACACCCTAACGATTACATTAAAAAATCAAAGTGTCGCAGTTGAGCGCTTTTTACGCGTTGTTCGTCATCGCGGTTTTGATTTAACAACAATGAACCTAGAAATGGCTGATGGAACTTTTCATGTCACCATGACAGTCGACAGCGATAAGCCAATTTATTTACTAACATCACAGTTAAATAAATTGGTTGATGTAAGACAGGTCAGCATTGAAAACCAGTTTCACCAACAGGCAATGTAA